GCAAAACTCCACCGACTTCAAACCCGTTCCCGAAATGTTCGGAAACAAATAGAACGCACCGCGCGCATTGACGCAGGACAAACCCGGGATCCGGTTCAAACGTTCCCACGCGTACCTGCGCCGGCGATCAAACTCGGCCAGCCACGTCTTCAAATGCTCCATCGGCCCGGTCAGGGCCGCCACACCGCCCTTCTGTGCGAAACTGGTCGGATTGCTCGTGCTGTGGCTCTGGATGGCATCAATGGCCCGCGCAATCGGCTCCGGCGCAGCCGTCCAACCCAGCCGCCAACCCGTCATGCTCCAGGCCTTGGCAAACCCGTGCACAATGATCGTGTGCTCATAATGCGCCCGTGAAAAACTCGCCACGCTCCGATGCACCGCCCCGTCGTACAGGAGATGCTCGTAAATCTCGTCGCTCATGATCAGCACCCCCTTCTCCACACACACGTCCCCCAGCGCGCGCACCTCCTCCGGCGTGTAGACCGTCCCGGTGGGGTTGCTCGGCGAATTCAAAATGAACAAACGCGTCCGCGGCGTGATGGCCGCCCGCAATTGCTCCGGCGTCACCTTGAACTCCGTCCGGTCCGTCGTCGGCAAAAACACCGGCGTCGCCCCCGCCAGCTTCACCATCTCCGGATAACTCACCCAGTAAGGACTCGGAATCAGCACCTCGTCGCCTTCCTGGCACGTCGCCAGGATGACGTTGTAGCACGCGTGCTTGCCCCCGCACGAAACGATGATCTGCTCCGGCTCGTATTCCAGTCCGTTCTCCCGTCGGTGCTTCTCCGCGATGGCCTTGCGCAGCTCGGGAATGCCCGCCGCCGGGGTGTACTTGGTAAAGCCGGCCGCCAACGCCGCCGCCGCTGCATCCTTGATGTGCTGCGGCGTGTCAAAGTCCGGCTCGCCCGCGCCAAACCCCACCAAGTCCTGTCCCTCCGCCTTCATCCGCTTCGCCTTCGCGTCAATCTCCAGCGTCAATGAAGGCGTCAGAGAAGCCGCCCTTTGTGAAATCCGGTAGTTCATAAACAAATCTGCCGTTGCTTAAACCCCCGACCGCATCTCCGCAAGCCTGAACTCGCCCCGAAACCCATCCAATCCCCGAACAAACCCAACCCCGACACCAAACCGGCCGGGCGACCCGGAATCATGCCAATCTGACTTCGCGCGGGCTCGAAGGCTGGCGAGTACGCGGCGCCCGGCCCGGCCCCGGCAGCCCGGCACCGAAAGAGGCTGCACTCCCACTTCCTTCCGACCGGCCTGCGCGAACACCCGGCCAATCGGGACCATCGGTCCCACCGACCGACCTCAATTCGGGCGGTGCCAAACGAGCCGGCCGGAGCTCCATGCAAGCCGACCGATTCGGGCACGAACGCGCGGGCCGGACCAAATACGGCCGCCCGCTCAAAGGGATTGGTTCTTCGCCCCGCAACCATCACGGCGCCGGCAGGGCAAGGGGACACTTGACCCCGGATGGCCTCGCGTTTAGC
Above is a window of Limisphaera ngatamarikiensis DNA encoding:
- a CDS encoding pyridoxal phosphate-dependent aminotransferase; the encoded protein is MNYRISQRAASLTPSLTLEIDAKAKRMKAEGQDLVGFGAGEPDFDTPQHIKDAAAAALAAGFTKYTPAAGIPELRKAIAEKHRRENGLEYEPEQIIVSCGGKHACYNVILATCQEGDEVLIPSPYWVSYPEMVKLAGATPVFLPTTDRTEFKVTPEQLRAAITPRTRLFILNSPSNPTGTVYTPEEVRALGDVCVEKGVLIMSDEIYEHLLYDGAVHRSVASFSRAHYEHTIIVHGFAKAWSMTGWRLGWTAAPEPIARAIDAIQSHSTSNPTSFAQKGGVAALTGPMEHLKTWLAEFDRRRRYAWERLNRIPGLSCVNARGAFYLFPNISGTGLKSVEFCKRLLETEKVAAVPGVAFGADDYIRISYATSMANLEKGLDRIERFCRSLVG